The nucleotide sequence AGTTGGAGGCAGGGCTGTATGGGCGGGTGACGGACTATGTGCGGGAGGAGTTTAATCGGGCGGAGGCCCTGGCAAATGAAGGGCGCAAGGGGACGGTAGGGTTTGCGTTGACCATTTTGCAGCGGCGGTTAGCCTCGTCACCGGAGGCGATTTATCAGTCGTTGCGGCGAAGAAGGGAGCGGTTGGAGAAACGGCTTCAGGAGCAAGAACTGTGGAAAAGGGGAGGAGAGAGTATAGAGAAAATAGGAGAGAGTATGGGAGGAGAGAGTATAGAGAAAATAGGAGAGAGTGAAGGGGCTTTTCTCAATACCCAAATCGCTTTTCTCTCGCCTCTGATTGACCTAGAGGATTGGGACGATGATTTTGAGGATTCCTCTAGTCATGAGCGTGAGGCAAGAGAAGCAGAGGTGGTGGATCTGGCGACGGCGGCGCGAACGATCGCTGAACTACAAGCCGAGATTGACCGACTCCGTGAACTGGAAAATTTAGCTTTGCGGGTGCGGCGGAGTGGGTGCGATCGCAAGTGGGAGAAGTTATCGAAGCTGTTGCAAACATTGTTATTAGGGGAGAGAAAAGAGGAAAGAGAAGTGAGGAAAGACGACTCTCACTCCTCACTCCTCCATCCTCACTCCTCCCCTCCCCCTCACTCCTCCCCTCCCCCTCACTCCTCACTCCTCACTCCTAAACTCGTCATCTTTACTGAACATCGGGACACGCTGAACTATCTGGTTGATCAAATTACGACCCTGCTGGGACGACCGGAGGCGGTGGTGACGATTCACGGGGGGATGGGTCGGGAGGAGCGCAAGCGGGCGGAGGAGGCGTTTAAGCAGGATGTTACGGTGCAGGTGTTGATCGCAACGGATGCGGCGGGGGAGGGGATTAACCTGCAACGGGCGCATTTGATGGTGAACTATGATCTGCCCTGGAACCCGAATCGACTGGAGCAACGGTTTGGGCGAATCCACCGGATTGGTCAGACGGAGGTTTGTCACCTTTGGAATTTGGTGGCGGCGGGGACCCGTGAGGGGGAGGTGTATCTGGCGCTGCTCAAGAAGTTGGAGATTGAGCAAAAGGCCCTCGGCGGCCAGGTATTTGATGTGTTGGGCAAAGCCATTGCCGGTAAGGAACTGCGAGAACTGCTGATTGAAGCAATTCGCTATGGCGATCGCCCTGATGTCAAAGCCAAGCTCAATCAAGTGGTGAGCGATCGCCTGGACCACCGTCGGTTGCAAGAGTTGCTGGAGGAACGCGCCCTGGCACGGGACTCAATGGATGTAACGAAGGTGCAGCAGATCCGCCAGGAGATGGAACGCGCCGAAGCCCGCAAACTTCAGCCCCATTTCATTGCCTCTTTTTTCCTGGAAGCCTTCCAGCGCCTGGGCGGCACGATTCGGCAGCGGGAATCCAAACGCTATGAGATTACCCATGTGCCAGCAGCGATTCGGAGTCATGACCGGGGGATGGGTCGCGGCGAACTGATTTTGCGGCGATACGAGCGTATTTGTTTTGAGAAAGACCTGATCAGTGTGCCTGGCAAACCGCTAGCGGCTTTCATCTGTCCAGGCCATCCTCTCTTGGATGCCGTGCTTGACTTAACCTTAGAGCGGTATCGGGATGTGCTGCGGCAGGGAGCCATTCTGGTAGATGAGAACGATCCGGGAGAAGAAGTCCGTGCGCTGGTGTATTTAGAGCACGCGATTCAGGATGCCCGCACCGAACGAGATGGGCGGCGGCGGGTGGTATCGCGGCGGATGCAGTATGTGGAGATGGGGGTGGGGAGGAGTGAGGATGGAGGAGTGAGGATGGAGAAGGGAGGAGTGAGGATGGAGAAGGGAAGAGTGAGAAGGAAGATTTATTACTCACTTCTCATTCCTCTTTTCTCACTTCTCATTCCCCTTTTCTCACTTCTCATTCCTCTTTCCTCTCTCCTCAAAACGCAGGGTATGCGCCGTATCTAGACTACCGACCCTCGACCCCAGAGGAACAGGCTCTCCTCGCCGATCCTTTGTACTCTTTGTGCCTTTGTGGTTCCAATCTTGAATCTCAGGCCACCACCTACGCCATCACCCATCTGGTTCCCCAGCACCTCCAGGAAGTCCGGGAGCGCAAGGAAGAACTGATTGACAAAACCATCCGGGCCGTCAAAGATCGCCTGACCAAAGAGATTAACTACTGGGATCACCGCGCCGCCGAACTCCGCCTTCAGGAACAGGCCGGAAAGCCCAATGCCAGACTCAACTCCACCAGAGCACAGCAACGCGCAGATGAGTTAGCCGATCGCCTGCAAAAGCGTCTGGCTGAGTTGGAACAGGAACGCAAGCTGTCCCCTCTGCCCCCAGTTGTCATCGGTCGGGCGCTGATAGTGCCGATCGGACTCCTGCAACGGCTGCAAGGAAAACGGGAAGTGCCGACCAGTACCTTTGCCAGAGAGACCAGGCGAGTGGAGCAAGCCGCAATGGCAGCCGTCATGGCCGCAGAACGGGCATTGGGCTATGAACCCCAGGATGTCAGCGGCCAGAAGTGTGGCTATGACATTGAATCCTCTGCTCCCCTCGCCCAGCTTGGGCGAGGGGCTGGGGGTGAGGGCTTACGATTTATTGAGGTGAAGGGTCGGATCGCGGGGGCGGAAACGGTTACGGTCACTAAAAATGAGATTCTGACGGCACTGAATAAGCCTGATAACTTTATTTTGGCGTTGGTGCAGGTACCGGCGGATCAGAATTTCCCAGAGGGGGATGTGTTCAGAGTGAAGGCGAGTTCAGGTACCTATGGGATACCGGGTGAGGGGTGCATGGTGCGCTATGTGCGGCAGCCGTTTCAGCGGGAGCCCGATTTTGGAGCCAGTAGCGTGAACTACGAGTGGCAGGAGTTGTGGGAGAGAGGGGAGAAACCTCTGTGATCTCTGTGTCTCTGTGGTTCTTTATTATTCAGGAGTTAAATTTATGAATGCCCATAAGCTAGCAGCAACCCTAATCGAGGACGGCACTCTCATCCTGAAAGGATTACCTTTTCATGCTGGGGATACCGTAGAAATCATTATCCTGGAGCAGCCAAAGGAACAGTCAGCATCCCCACCCCAACAAACCGAGTATCCGCTTCAGGGAAAACAACCTTATCGCTACGATGACCCGTTTGAACCTGCTGTACCTGCCCAAGAGTGGGAAGCAATCTCGGCAATAATGACAGAATGGAATTCAGAAGCTGATGAACTGGATTATCTCAATCTATAATTTTTACTGATAGGGATAAAAAACGATGAAGTTAAAAATTATTGTTCATGAGGCGAAAGAAGGGGGCTACTGGGCAGAAGTGCCTGCCATTCCAGGATGTGCGACGCAAGGAGATAGCTTTGAAGAGTTGCTCGAAAACCTTTATGAGGCGATCGAGGGTTGCTTGTCGGTGGACATCGAAACGCCTTCAGATTCCGAGAACAGCCGGATCATGGAAATTGCTGTATGAAGTCCATTTCAGGAAAGCAGTTTGCCAAGATTCTGGAGCGTAAGGGATGGCAATTGATTCGGGTACAGGGCAGCCATCACATTTATAATTTATATAAAACCTGGTGAATTGACCCGCATTTCCGTCCCAATTCACGGCAATAAGGATCTCAAAGTTGGCCTGCTTCGCCATTTTATGAAACAAGCTAACCTCACAGAATCCGACCTCTAATAATCTCCGTGCCCTCTGTATCTCTGTGTTTTTTTTAACTATGACTTACCGCAAAAAACTGATCGAAGTTGCCCTGCCCCTGGAAGCCATCAATATGGAATCGGCTCGCGAAAAGTCTATCCGCCACGGGCACCCCAGTACGCTGCATTTGTGGTGGGCACGCCGACCCCTAGCCGCCTGTCGCGCCGTCCTATGGGCTTCCCTCGTCGATGATCCGAGGTAGCTGGCCCGACAAGTTCCCCACGGAGGCTGACCAAACGCAGGAACGGCAGCGGCTATTCAATATTTTGGGACGGATTGAGACGGAAACGGATAAGAAAGGGAATCAGAAGCAGGTTGTCCGAGGGTTGGTGTCGTGGGATGACGTGAATGATCCCAACTCTGGCGTACTAGAAGCGGCGCAGCGGGAGATTGCCCGGTGTCTGGCGTGGGAGCGGGGCGAGGAGCCACCGACAAAGCCGGATGCCGTGCGGGCGTATATTGCGAAGTATGCCCCACCCGTGTATGACCCGTTTGCGGGAGGAGGGTCGATTCCGTTGGAGGCGCAGCGCTTGGGACTGGAGGCCCATGCCAGCGATTTGAACCCGGTGGCGATGTTGATCAATAAAGCGTTGATTGAGATTCCGCCGAGGTTTAAGGATCAGGCTCCGGTCAATCCGGAGGTGAGAAGTGAGTATGGAGGAGTGAGGAGTGAGGGAAGGAATTTGAGGAGTGAGTATGGAGGAGTGAGGAGTGAGGGAAGACAGGGGGATGCATTACCAGGAGTTGATTATTTGGCAGAAGGCGATGGCGGCGGCTCAGGAGCTTTATCGTCTAGTACCAAGGCTTCCCAAGGAGGAAACCTACGGGATGCAATCGCAAATTACACGGGCGATCGTCTCGATTCCAGCCAACATAGCCGAGGGGTGGACCAGGGAATCAGAGAAAGAGAAAGCACAATTTCTGGCGATCGCTCACGGGTCGTTAGCGGAGACGGAAACATTACTGACGCTATGCGAGAACCTGGGATGGTTTCCGACGGATCAGACGCAAACGCTCAGAGGACTGCTAGACGAGGTGAGTCGAATGCTGACCACCATGCGGCGGAAAATGAGAAAAGAGTAAATAGGAGTGAGGAAAGAGTTACTCAATTCTCACTCCTCACTCCTCACTCCTCCAATTTCCATCCTCACTCCTCAAATCCGATTCGTCGTCAAATCAGGCCAGGGCAAAGCCCCAGAAGGCACGGTAGATCGGAAGGGGGCACGCTGCATCGCCTGCGGAACGCCCGTGCCGCTGGAGTATGTGCGCCAAGAAGGCCGCGCCGGACGCATGGGTGCCCAAATGATGGCCATTGTGGCTGAGGGTCAAAACGGACGGGTGTATCTGGCACCGACGGCGGAACAGGAAGCCATCGCCAATGCCGCCCAACCCCAATGGAAACCAGATACAGATTTACCCAAAGAGGCGTTAGGATTCCGCGTCCAAAATTACGGCATGACCAAACACGCCGATCTCTTCACCCCCCGGCAATTGGTGGCGCTGACCACCTTCAGCGATCTGGTGGGGGAAGCACGGGAAAAAGCGACTCAGGATGCTGTGGCGGCGGGGCTGCCGAATGATGATGTGCCCTTGAATGATGGTGGAACGGGGGCTAGGGCTTATGGAGAGGCGATAAGTGTTTATTTGGCGTTTGCAGTAGATAAGATGACAGATTATCACTCTGATCTTTGCAGTTGGCACTCAGGACGAGACACTATTCGCAATACCTTTGGTAGACAAGCCATTCCGATGGTGTGGGATTTTGCCGAAGCCAACCCAATGAGTGATTCAACAGGTAACTTTAACGGTGCCATTGAATGGGTTGTCAAAGTCCTGGAAATAGCCCATCCACACGCGTACTCAAAAGTCACCCAACACGATGCCACTGCCCCCCACCCCCACCACGACACCACCCCCAAACTCATCTCCACCGATCCACCTTATTATTCAGCCGTTCCCTACGCCGATCTTTCTGATTTCTTCTATGTTTGGTTACGCCGTTCTCTTGGTACTATCTATCCCAGTATTTTTAATACGGTTCTTGTTCCGAAAGCTCAAGAATTGGTCGCCGATCATTTTCGACATGGAGGGCATACCCAAGCGAAAGATTTTTTTGAAGCAGGGTTAGTGAAAATTTTTTCATCGAGCGAATAACCTTAATCACCGCAACTATCCCGTCACGGTTTACTACGCGCTCAAACAAACGGAAGAAGGCCCCTCACCCCCCGACCCCCTCTCCCAAGATGGTAGAGGGGGAGAAGAAAATCCGGTTCCCCTCTCCCGCTCTGGGAGAGGGGCTAGGGGTGAGGGCCGAGCCTCCACTGGCTGGGAAACCATTCTCGAAGGGTTGATTCAGTCCAACTTCAGTATTGATGGCACCTGGCCACTCCGTACCGAACTCGCTAACCGGATGCGTGGCCAAGCCTCCAATGCCCTTGCCTCCTCGATCGTCCTCGTGTGCCGTCCCCGCCCCGCCGATGCGCCCAAAATCACCCGTCGCCAATTCCTCACCGAACTCAAACGCCAACTCCCCAGAGCACTCAAAACCCTCCAGCAAGGCAACATCGCCCCAGTGGATTTAGCGCAAGCTAGCATTGGTCCCGGCATGGCCATCTACTCCCAATACGCCGCCGTCCTGGAAAACGATGGTTCCCCCCTGCGCGTCCGTACCGCCCTGCAACTGATCAATCAGATCCTCGACGAATACCTCACCGAACAGGAAGGCGAATTCGACAGCGACACCCGCTGGGCACTCACCTGGTTCGAGCAACACCAATTCAACCCAGGCCCCTACGGCGACGCCGAAACCCTCAGCAAAGCCAAAAACACCAGCATCCAAGGCATGGTCGATACGGGAATCCTGGAAGCCAAGGGCGGCAAAGTACGATTGTTGAGAAGAGAGGAAAGAGAGTGGAGGCAGTAGCTCAGTTTCCCTCACTTCTGACTCCTCACTGCTCACTCCTCACACTTCTCCCTCCCCTCCACCTATCCTCCGTCGATTCTACGGAAATGTGGACATCGATGCCATGCGGATTAACCGGGATGTTCCGGCGATCGCAACCGAGGTCATTCAACACCTGACTGCATTGAATGGTGCCAAAGTCAAAATTACCCTCGAAATTGAAGCCGAACTTCCGGATGGAGTCCCCGATGACATCGCTCGTACTGTGATGGAAAACTGTCGGACATTAAAGTTCAACAGCCAGTCTCTTGAGCAGGACTGGTGATGTGATGTGCAACTTTTTTAAGAAAAAATCCTCTCGTTTCCAGACGAGAACGCCGTTACAGAAATCGGATTTCTTGGCATTCTGAACGGATGCTCCAGAAGTCCAGAACGAACACCTGACAACTGACAACCAGCGACTTCTCTTCCCTCCTCACTCCTCTTTTCTCTCTCCTCTCTTCTCCCTCCTCTCCCCTCTGACAGGCTATTCTCCCCATCCCTCCGTTTCCTTGGTATCCTTACTTACGAACAATTGGAGTTTTTGCCCTGGTGAGTGAAACGCCAACAACGTATGGGTTGCGGTTGTGGAGTCAGCGCTTGCTGGCCGCCATTTTTTTGGGAGGGCAGGTGATGGTGCATCTGCTGGCGGGTAAAATCCATCGTCGGAATACCCTGGAACAGATGGCAATGGTGGGTCCAGAATCCCTCCTGATTGCCTTATTGACAGCCGCTTTTGTGGGTATGGTCTTCACCATCCAGGTATCCCGAGAATTTATTAATTTAGGGGCTGGCAGCGCTGTGGGCGGGGTTTTAGCCCTGGCCCTGGCGCGTGAACTGGCTCCTGTCCTGACGGCAGTTATTCTGGCGGGACGGGTAGGGTCAGCGTTTGCAGCAGAAATTGGCACCATGCGCGTCACAGAACAGATCGATGCCCTGTTGATGCTGAAAACAGACCCCATTGACTATCTGGTAATTCCCAGGGTGATTGCCTGTTGCCTGATGCTACCGCTGTTAACGGTGCTTTCTCTGATTACAGGCATGGTTGGTGGTATGTTTATCTCCGAGGCAATGTACGGGATTTCCAACAAAGTCTTTTTTGATTCGGCACGCAACTTTCTGACGGTTTGGGATCTGTGTAGTGCTCCCATTAAGGGCTTTTTCTTTGGTGCCCTGATTGCCATCATTGGTTCCAGTTGGGGATTAACAACCACAGGGGGGGCTAAAGGGGTCGGGCAGTCCACCACCACGGCAGTGGTCACCTCTCTGCTAGCCATCTTTATTTCTAATTTCTTCCTGTCGTGGTTAATGTTCCAGGGGCTTGGCAGCGCGATAACACGCGGGTTTTAGCCCTAGCAGGGGGTTTCCTGCCTCTGCCCTCCAACCCGATAGAATAGTAGGTGAATCAATCTTGCACCCAAACAGCGAGCGCCTAACGTGACCAGTACTGCCTCTTCTAGCTCACTTCCCCAAACCGTTGAGTTATCTCCCAGCTATCGGTTGCCGATCGCTCTGGGGCTGTTAGCCATTCCCTTAGCCTGGGGACAGCTCTGGGTGGGGCTGGCGATCGCTCTCTTTGGCCTATTTCTGCTGGTTCAGGCAGCCACCATTCGCCTCCGATTCACCGCAACCGCGCTGGATGTATGCCGGGGTGAAACGCCCATCCGCCACTTCCCCTATCAAGACTGGCAAAACTGGCGAATCTTCTGGACTCCCATTCCTATCCTTTTCTATTTCAAAGAGGTGAAAAGCATTCACTTCCTCCCGGTTCTGTTTGATCCTAAAATGCTCCAGAACTGCCTGGAAGTTCGAGTTCCCCTCTCCTCCGAAATGACAGATCCCCAATCCCCCTCCTAATCGGTCATGACCCCAGACGAACCCTTAGAATTTCAAGCTCAAGACTTCAGAGAAAACCGATCAGGGCAGCCTCAACCGCCATCGGCATCGGATGAAGATGTCTCCTCCCCAGAACCGGATGACCCCTGGATGGAATCGCTGACAGAGGATGGAGAATCTGCCGGGCCGGACGAAGCAGTGCCGTTACTTGATTCGGATCTTCCTGATCAGGAAAATCCGGGCCTGAGGCAGCCGGGTGATAACTTCATGCAAACCGTTATGGAGTCGGAACTCCCGGCGGTTGAACCTCCTGAAGACCTGTTTACAGTACCCCCAGAATCAGACCTGTCTGCTCCGGCGGTAAACACTCCGTTGCCAGCTCTATCCCTGGACATGAAGCAAAGTGCTGGAGAATCGGAGCGGTTAGCAGCCCAGAACTCCGAAGCCAATCGGCTGCCCCCTCCGGTGTTTGGTAGAGATGGGGGCGCGATCGCGCCAACTCAATCTGAGCCAGGATTCCCAGTCCATGAGTGGGAACAGCGGATCACTGAGTTGCAGCGTCAGGAGCAATCCCTGAAGCAGGAAATTGACACGTTGCAGACAACCCACGCCCAACTGAGAGCACAAATTGCCGATGCTCAGGGTGCCCTGGGGCGACTTGTCCAGGAAGGACTGAAAGAACTGGAGCAGCGGAAACAGGCACTTCAGATCAGCATTGAGCAATTAGAACGTCGCCAGGAACGCATCCGGGCTGAAATGCGAACCACCTTTGCGGGGGTGTCCCAGGATCTTGCGATTCGCATCCAGAGCTTCAAAGATTACCTGGTGGGTAGTCTGCAAGATCTGGCGCTGTCTGCCGAGCAACTGGAATTACCCAAACCCTCTAAAGAACCATCTCCCAGGACAACGGCGAGTGTGGAGGAATCAACCACACCGCCATCTTCCACCCCCCGGTTTGCAGAGCAGACCTTCCAGGAGCAGACCCGCAAAATCCGCGGCTTAATTGATCAGTACCGTAACCGTCCTGACTACTATGGTCCTCCCTGGCATCTGCGCCGCACCTTTGAACCAATTCATGCCGAACGGGTATCCAACTGGTTTTTTACCCAGGGTGGGCGGGGTGCCATTCGGACGATGGGCAGTCGATTGCAGAATATCCTGGTGGCATCCGCAACGATTTCGATATTGCATACCCTGTATGGCGATCGCCTGCGCACCCTCGTTTTAGCCGAATCCCCTGAACGACTGGGTGAGTGGCGCAGAGGGTTACAGGACTGTCTGGGCATTACCCGCAGTGATTTTGGTCCCGAACGCGGTGTTGCCTTACTGGAAGATCCCGAAACCCTGGCACAAAAAGCAGACCGCTGCGTTAAAGATGGATTGCTGCCCTTCATCATCATTGATGAAACCGAGGAAATGATCAGCCTTTCAATTCTGCAATTTCCCCTCTGGCTGGCATTTGCACCCAATCCACAGGCCCCTTCCTCCTATGCCAGGGAGTGGTGATTGGGAGTAGCGAATTGGGGCGTTGCTGAAAAGCGGGATGATATTGAAACGAAGTTTCAAGCATCCAGCATCTTTTTCCATACCCAGATTCAGCAATGCCGGAATTGGGAGTAGGGAGTAGAGAATTGGGAATGGTTAAATGTTAGTGGGCGAAACGAATGCTCTAAAAGGTGTCCGGATTGCCGGGTCCAGGGTCTGAATGAATTCAAAATTCGCAGCCCTCGGATCCCTCCTCCCTGTCTCTATCCCCTCAACCCCCTTCCTATGGCTCTCTGGTATTCCCTCAACGGACTGCTACTCCTGCTGGCTTACCTGCTTGGTTCAATCCCCACTGGCTACTGGGCAGGCAAACTGCTTCAGGGCATTGATATTCGAGAACATGGCTCCAGGTCAACGGGCGCAACCAATGTCCTGCGCACCCTGGGGAAAGGTCCAGCCGCCATTGTGTTACTGGTCGATATTCTGAAGGGAGCGGCAGCGATCGCCCTGGTTCAGGCATTTTATGCTTCAGCCGCCATCCAACCGTTCGTTCCGCCAACCCTCAACCCAACCCTGTGGGCACCCTGGATGGTAACCCTTGCCGGAATTCTGGTGTTACTGGGACACAGCAAATCCATTTTCCTCAACTTCACAGGTGGCAAGTCGGTGGCAACCAGCCTGGGCGTTCTACTGACTATGAACTGGATGGTTGGAATCGGAACCCTGAGCGTCTTCTTAGTTGTCCTGGCAATTTCCCGGATTGTCTCCCTCAGTTCCATTGCCGGGGCGATCGCAGTCTGCGGATTGATGGTTCTCTTCGTTCAGCCAGTTCCTTACCTGTTGTTTGCGGTTGTCGGTGGCTTTTACGTGATTCTGCGCCACCGTGCCAATATTCAACGCCTCCTGAGTGGGACTGAACCCCGCCTGGGAGAAAAGATG is from Leptothermofonsia sichuanensis E412 and encodes:
- a CDS encoding MlaE family lipid ABC transporter permease subunit; the encoded protein is MSETPTTYGLRLWSQRLLAAIFLGGQVMVHLLAGKIHRRNTLEQMAMVGPESLLIALLTAAFVGMVFTIQVSREFINLGAGSAVGGVLALALARELAPVLTAVILAGRVGSAFAAEIGTMRVTEQIDALLMLKTDPIDYLVIPRVIACCLMLPLLTVLSLITGMVGGMFISEAMYGISNKVFFDSARNFLTVWDLCSAPIKGFFFGALIAIIGSSWGLTTTGGAKGVGQSTTTAVVTSLLAIFISNFFLSWLMFQGLGSAITRGF
- a CDS encoding type II toxin-antitoxin system HicB family antitoxin, which encodes MKLKIIVHEAKEGGYWAEVPAIPGCATQGDSFEELLENLYEAIEGCLSVDIETPSDSENSRIMEIAV
- a CDS encoding DUF3119 family protein; the encoded protein is MTSTASSSSLPQTVELSPSYRLPIALGLLAIPLAWGQLWVGLAIALFGLFLLVQAATIRLRFTATALDVCRGETPIRHFPYQDWQNWRIFWTPIPILFYFKEVKSIHFLPVLFDPKMLQNCLEVRVPLSSEMTDPQSPS
- a CDS encoding type II toxin-antitoxin system HicA family toxin — its product is MKSISGKQFAKILERKGWQLIRVQGSHHIYNLYKTW
- a CDS encoding DEAD/DEAH box helicase; the protein is MARLEDLTRGRSVKGILPNHTVTIIDAKWHGSDVVELTYKDTDGQPYTEILFRDREPTLEIVTEEQPGRFDGDGALLRLVSEAHRIRLAYLFDPLLAVHTSLVEPLPHQITAVYGEMLTRQPLRFLLADDPGAGKTIMAGLFIRELLIRGDLQRCLIVCPGSLAVQWQDELFHKFHLPFEILTNDRIEAARTGNVLMEMPLVIARLDKLSRDERLQVKLGQTDWDLVVVDEAHKLSASFFGGEVKETRRYKLGKMLSRLTRHFLLMTATPHNGKEEDFQLFLALLDGDRFEGRFRDGVHTCDASDLMRRLVKEDLLKFDGKPLFPERRAHTVQYALSELEAGLYGRVTDYVREEFNRAEALANEGRKGTVGFALTILQRRLASSPEAIYQSLRRRRERLEKRLQEQELWKRGGESIEKIGESMGGESIEKIGESEGAFLNTQIAFLSPLIDLEDWDDDFEDSSSHEREAREAEVVDLATAARTIAELQAEIDRLRELENLALRVRRSGCDRKWEKLSKLLQTLLLGERKEEREVRKDDSHSSLLHPHSSPPPHSSPPPHSSLLTPKLVIFTEHRDTLNYLVDQITTLLGRPEAVVTIHGGMGREERKRAEEAFKQDVTVQVLIATDAAGEGINLQRAHLMVNYDLPWNPNRLEQRFGRIHRIGQTEVCHLWNLVAAGTREGEVYLALLKKLEIEQKALGGQVFDVLGKAIAGKELRELLIEAIRYGDRPDVKAKLNQVVSDRLDHRRLQELLEERALARDSMDVTKVQQIRQEMERAEARKLQPHFIASFFLEAFQRLGGTIRQRESKRYEITHVPAAIRSHDRGMGRGELILRRYERICFEKDLISVPGKPLAAFICPGHPLLDAVLDLTLERYRDVLRQGAILVDENDPGEEVRALVYLEHAIQDARTERDGRRRVVSRRMQYVEMGVGRSEDGGVRMEKGGVRMEKGRVRRKIYYSLLIPLFSLLIPLFSLLIPLSSLLKTQGMRRI
- a CDS encoding DUF1156 domain-containing protein; translated protein: MTYRKKLIEVALPLEAINMESAREKSIRHGHPSTLHLWWARRPLAACRAVLWASLVDDPR
- a CDS encoding type II toxin-antitoxin system HicA family toxin, giving the protein MTRISVPIHGNKDLKVGLLRHFMKQANLTESDL
- a CDS encoding DUF3883 domain-containing protein; amino-acid sequence: MYSLCLCGSNLESQATTYAITHLVPQHLQEVRERKEELIDKTIRAVKDRLTKEINYWDHRAAELRLQEQAGKPNARLNSTRAQQRADELADRLQKRLAELEQERKLSPLPPVVIGRALIVPIGLLQRLQGKREVPTSTFARETRRVEQAAMAAVMAAERALGYEPQDVSGQKCGYDIESSAPLAQLGRGAGGEGLRFIEVKGRIAGAETVTVTKNEILTALNKPDNFILALVQVPADQNFPEGDVFRVKASSGTYGIPGEGCMVRYVRQPFQREPDFGASSVNYEWQELWERGEKPL
- a CDS encoding DUF3086 domain-containing protein, with the translated sequence MTPDEPLEFQAQDFRENRSGQPQPPSASDEDVSSPEPDDPWMESLTEDGESAGPDEAVPLLDSDLPDQENPGLRQPGDNFMQTVMESELPAVEPPEDLFTVPPESDLSAPAVNTPLPALSLDMKQSAGESERLAAQNSEANRLPPPVFGRDGGAIAPTQSEPGFPVHEWEQRITELQRQEQSLKQEIDTLQTTHAQLRAQIADAQGALGRLVQEGLKELEQRKQALQISIEQLERRQERIRAEMRTTFAGVSQDLAIRIQSFKDYLVGSLQDLALSAEQLELPKPSKEPSPRTTASVEESTTPPSSTPRFAEQTFQEQTRKIRGLIDQYRNRPDYYGPPWHLRRTFEPIHAERVSNWFFTQGGRGAIRTMGSRLQNILVASATISILHTLYGDRLRTLVLAESPERLGEWRRGLQDCLGITRSDFGPERGVALLEDPETLAQKADRCVKDGLLPFIIIDETEEMISLSILQFPLWLAFAPNPQAPSSYAREW
- the plsY gene encoding glycerol-3-phosphate 1-O-acyltransferase PlsY gives rise to the protein MALWYSLNGLLLLLAYLLGSIPTGYWAGKLLQGIDIREHGSRSTGATNVLRTLGKGPAAIVLLVDILKGAAAIALVQAFYASAAIQPFVPPTLNPTLWAPWMVTLAGILVLLGHSKSIFLNFTGGKSVATSLGVLLTMNWMVGIGTLSVFLVVLAISRIVSLSSIAGAIAVCGLMVLFVQPVPYLLFAVVGGFYVILRHRANIQRLLSGTEPRLGEKMPETSPPSS
- a CDS encoding DNA adenine methylase; protein product: MIRGSWPDKFPTEADQTQERQRLFNILGRIETETDKKGNQKQVVRGLVSWDDVNDPNSGVLEAAQREIARCLAWERGEEPPTKPDAVRAYIAKYAPPVYDPFAGGGSIPLEAQRLGLEAHASDLNPVAMLINKALIEIPPRFKDQAPVNPEVRSEYGGVRSEGRNLRSEYGGVRSEGRQGDALPGVDYLAEGDGGGSGALSSSTKASQGGNLRDAIANYTGDRLDSSQHSRGVDQGIRERESTISGDRSRVVSGDGNITDAMREPGMVSDGSDANAQRTARRGESNADHHAAENEKRVNRSEERVTQFSLLTPHSSNFHPHSSNPIRRQIRPGQSPRRHGRSEGGTLHRLRNARAAGVCAPRRPRRTHGCPNDGHCG